The following coding sequences lie in one Zingiber officinale cultivar Zhangliang chromosome 2B, Zo_v1.1, whole genome shotgun sequence genomic window:
- the LOC122047592 gene encoding trihelix transcription factor DF1-like, whose protein sequence is MQSGGGYGGVSEIQQFMVDNSSLFAISSAAAASANTTPADGGHAHHPLKYQPQQPPQMPPPFSHFNSIPITQQLLHQAPPPHHQYFHLFHPPPTHQQQYLAEPRRFIPEHQLGGAAMDQESCPDNSAASGGLPPFLASAMSFKLAVDGGSRERINVDDGSMLRGDDVSGNRPHHWQREDDSAIEELPWRPLDIDYIDRNNKRCKDKEAATGGSNNFSKKRKEVTDSERVEVAGGSNYKIFSELEAIYKPGSSANVGQTGSGSALTGEETIPPVLNAAAMTPPQDAAVGETSAGEEATETVKSSPSTGRRRRRSRRKRRLQQLSAMAAFFESLVKQLMEHQEGLHRKFLEVMERREQERAGREDAWRKQDAANTSREAAARSQERALAASREAAIISFIEKMTGQRLHLPSNPQLSIAEEFNAIQMPNRDATDTYCAGGNQAPKDSATLNTSRWPKAEVEVLIGVRTELEARFQEPGLKAPLWEEVSAAMTAMGYRRSAKRCKEKWENINKYFRKTKEKARNRPEHSKTCPYFQKLDQLYSNTKHPSSSTLLNSQLLEAITMPPPGESSHLATGDEDEEQRSRQEEEEEEDSHGNAAIHW, encoded by the exons ATGCAATCTGGCGGTGGCTATGGCGGCGTCTCCGAGATCCAGCAATTCATGGTCGACAATTCCTCTCTCTTCGCTATCTCCTCCGCCGCAGCCGCATCCGCCAACACCACTCCTGCCGATGGCGGCCACGCGCACCACCCTCTTAAGTACCAACCTCAGCAACCGCCGCAGATGCCGCCGCCTTTCTCCCACTTCAACTCCATACCCATCACCCAACAGCTCCTCCACCAGGCCCCGCCTCCGCACCACCAGTACTTCCACCTCTTCCACCCGCCTCCCACGCACCAGCAACAGTACCTCGCGGAGCCACGGCGATTCATCCCGGAACACCAACTCGGCGGCGCGGCCATGGATCAGGAGTCCTGCCCCGACAACTCGGCGGCCAGCGGCGGCCTTCCGCCGTTCCTCGCGTCCGCGATGAGCTTTAAGCTCGCCGTCGACGGAGGAAGTCGTGAGAGAATCAATGTTGACGATGGCAGCATGTTGCGAGGCGACGATGTATCGGGGAACCGCCCGCATCATTGGCAGAGAGAAGACGACTCCGCCATTGAAGAACTTCCTTG GAGGCCGCTCGACATCGACTACATCGACAGGAACAACAAGAGGTGCAAGGATAAGGAGGCGGCGACCGGCGGCAGCAACAATTTCtccaagaagagaaaagaagtgaCGGATTCCGAGCGCGTGGAGGTCGCCGGCGGCAGCAATTACAAGATCTTCAGTGAACTGGAGGCCATCTACAAGCCCGGAAGCAGTGCCAACGTCGGCCAGACTGGCTCTGGATCTGCTCTCACCGGTGAGGAGACGATCCCCCCTGTCTTAAACGCCGCGGCCATGACGCCGCCGCAGGATGCGGCCGTCGGGGAGACGTCGGCTGGAGAAGAGGCGACTGAAACGGTTAAGTCTTCGCCCTCCAcggggcggaggaggaggaggagtaggAGGAAGCGGCGGTTGCAGCAGCTGAGCGCGATGGCGGCCTTCTTCGAGAGCCTGGTAAAGCAGCTGATGGAACACCAGGAGGGCCTCCACCGGAAGTTCCTGGAGGTGATGGAGCGGCGGGAGCAGGAGCGCGCCGGCCGCGAGGACGCCTGGCGGAAGCAAGACGCCGCCAACACCAGCCGCGAGGCGGCGGCGCGATCCCAGGAGCGGGCCCTCGCTGCCTCCCGCGAGGCGGCGATCATCTCCTTCATCGAGAAGATGACCGGCCAGCGTCTCCACCTCCCATCCAACCCCCAACTCTCCATCGCGGAGGAATTCAACGCCATCCAAATGCCAAATCGCGACGCCACCGACACTTACTGCGCCGGCGGCAACCAGGCGCCCAAAGACTCGGCGACGTTGAACACAAGCCGGTGGCCCAAGGCCGAGGTGGAGGTTTTGATCGGCGTGCGAACAGAGCTGGAGGCCCGGTTCCAGGAGCCCGGGCTGAAGGCCCCGCTGTGGGAGGAGGTGAGCGCGGCGATGACCGCAATGGGCTACCGACGGAGCGCGAAGCGGTGCAAGGAGAAGTGGGAGAACATCAACAAGTACTTCCGGAAGACGAAGGAGAAAGCCAGAAACCGGCCGGAGCACTCCAAGACCTGCCCCTACTTCCAAAAGCTCGACCAGCTCTACTCCAACACCAAACATCCTTCTTCATCAACCCTCCTGAACTCTCAACTGCTAGAAGCAATTACAATGCCGCCGCCCGGCGAGAGCAGCCACCTTGCTACCGGTGACGAAGACGAGGAGCAGCGAAGCagacaagaagaagaggaagaagaagacagcCATGGAAACGCCGCAATCCACTGGTAA